The proteins below are encoded in one region of Thunnus maccoyii chromosome 24, fThuMac1.1, whole genome shotgun sequence:
- the LOC121892216 gene encoding E3 SUMO-protein ligase ZBED1-like, with the protein MEGKSSGPSCSGLNLVAHPRAKSKVWKYFGFDTDADGCILHWKRIYCRVCMSQIAYSGNTSNLSYHLEKNHPAEFSEFVKSNTDQMREAFATAFSRIKTEPSGLQVQQSLDTNLRQSLNYENRRHNDLTIAIINFICEGLYPVSVVEEPTFKTLMSTVDPGYSPPSKSDLAVKMLPQMYCRTRDMVFSDLGGVVNCGVTTDLWQSQTQNRTYISLSMHSVNYNSTAGFSMTNKCLKTFEVQEDNTAENITRAMYEAFVEWGIIHKVSGATTNGSVDIVKACSLLELSVEMPCLGHTVNRAVDEAFQLPRVDSFLGCCRKLVDHFREPAMYLLREKQKQHGLAQSALITDRGRSWLATLAMLQRLKEQQVAVTATLIESSSSHHFSFDGPDWALLEGLIEVLQPFKVVANMITSCRYPTISMVRPVLHMLLSTTLKVKEGDLKEISMTKEVISKVLTSTYSQNSQLSQEISTFLNIATFLDPRYKKLPFLSTQERSKVESNIIEEAKAILEKQNAERPCPDDFSVVSDEPPSKKQTLRESSTSSATQDNPLAAIFCQSDADQSQEELHAQVVEELSNYKSQRVLGLNEDPLLWWSSHAALFPTLPKVLQKYWCVPATSVPCHRLFSSSGTVLCGKRNRIAPALVDQQVFLYENSRSYYEPEPCVDDLDNVWEEKRSLGQPVE; encoded by the coding sequence ATGGAGGGTAAAAGTTCAGGACCTTCATGCTCTGGCCTCAATCTGGTCGCACACCCACGAGCAAAAAGCAAAGTCTGGAAATACTTTGGCTTTGACACAGATGCAGATGGGTGCATATTACACTGGAAAAGGATATACTGCCGTGTATGTATGAGCCAAATTGCTTACTCTGGAAATACCTCCAATCTGTCGTACCACCTAGAAAAGAACCATCCTGCAGAGTTCAGTGAGTTTGTGAAGAGCAACACAGATCAGATGCGTGAGGCATTCGCCACAGCATTCTCCAGGATAAAGACAGAGCCCTCAGGTCTACAAGTGCAGCAATCCCTGGACACAAACTTAAGGCAAAGCTTGAACTATGAAAACAGACGACATAATGATCTTACAATAGCCATCATCAACTTCATCTGCGAGGGGTTGTACCCTGTATCTGTAGTTGAAGAACCTACTTTCAAGACGTTAATGAGTACAGTCGATCCTGGATACTCTCCACCAAGCAAAAGTGACCTGGCAGTTAAAATGCTTCCTCAGATGTATTGCCGTACCCGGGATATGGTCTTCAGTGATCTTGGTGGGGTTGTGAACTGCGGCGTTACTACAGACCTTTGGCAAAGCCAAACCCAGAACAGAACATATATTTCACTCTCTATGCATTCGGTTAACTACAATAGTACAGCTGGGTTCTCTATGACCAACAAGTGCCTTAAAACATTTGAAGTACAAGAGGACAACACGGCCGAGAATATCACCAGAGCAATGTATGAAGCCTTTGTTGAGTGGGGGATAATTCATAAAGTCAGTGGTGCTACCACAAATGGTTCAGTGGATATTGTGAAAGCATGCTCACTCTTGGAACTGTCTGTGGAAATGCCTTGCCTTGGACACACCGTCAATCGCGCAGTGGACGAAGCCTTCCAGCTGCCGCGAGTAGACAGCTTTTTAGGATGTTGCCGCAAACTTGTTGATCATTTCAGAGAACCGGCAATGTATCtactgagagaaaaacagaagcagcatgGCCTTGCTCAGTCTGCACTCATCACAGACAGGGGTAGGTCTTGGTTGGCCACATTGGCAATGTTACAAAGACTGAAAGAGCAGCAGGTTGCTGTAACTGCAACGCTTATAGAGAGTTCCAGCAGCCATCATTTCAGCTTTGATGGTCCTGACTGGGCCTTGTTGGAGGGCTTGATTGAAGTCCTCCAACCTTTTAAAGTTGTGGCAAACATGATCACTTCTTGCAGGTACCCAACCATTAGCATGGTAAGGCCTGTGCTTCATATGCTTTTGAGCACCACCCTTAAGGTTAAGGAAGGGGACCTCAAAGAGATCAGCATGACCAAAGAGGTAATCTCCAAGGTCCTAACAAGCACCTACTCACAGAATTCACAACTATCGCAAGAGATCTCAACATTCCTCAACATTGCTACATTTCTAGATCCCCGGTACAAGAAGTTGCCTTTCCTGTCCACACAGGAACGCTCCAAAGTTGAGAGTAACATAATTGAGGAGGCAAAGGCAATCCTTGAGAAGCAGAATGCAGAGCGGCCATGCCCTGATGATTTTTCTGTGGTGTCTGATGAGCCTCCTAGCAAAAAACAGACTCTGCGAGAATCTTCAACCAGCAGCGCAACCCAAGACAACCCTTTGGCTGCCATATTTTGTCAGTCTGATGCAGACCAGAGTCAGGAAGAGCTGCATGCTCAGGTGGTAGAGGAGCTGAGCAACTACAAATCACAGAGAGTCCTAGGTCTGAATGAGGACCCTTTACTTTGGTGGTCAAGCCATGCAGCCTTGTTCCCCACCCTTCCCAAGGTGCTTCAGAAGTACTGGTGTGTTCCAGCCACAAGTGTCCCTTGTCACAGGTTGTTCAGCTCCTCGGGGACTGTTCTGTGTGGGAAGAGGAACCGTATAGCTCCAGCACTAGTAGATCAACAAGTTTTCTTGTATGAGAACTCACGGAGTTACTACGAGCCTGAACCCTGTGTGGATGATTTGGACAATGTCTGGGAAGAAAAACGTAGTCTAGGTCAGCCAGTTGAGTGA